CATTCTTTCAAGAGCTGAAGTGAACAAATCCAATTTTGTTGCAGATCTCAAGTGCATTTCGGACATGATTTGGTTGTATATATCTATCTAAGCTTCTCTTATGAAGATTGTGCCTATGATTTTTGAAGAGCAAAGGCAATAAAGAAGACCTCCTTCCGATTTGATACAAAGGAGGAGATTGTTAAGTCTAATTAAGCTTTGTGTCAAATAGTTGTTTTCGGATTTATATTTTGTTCCAATTCCGAAATGGGGCATGTCCATCTTCGGGATTGATgtcttattttttctatatataGCGTATGCATGTAATATCTAGGGTCACGTCTTTTTCCATCACTAATAGAATTGTTCCATTTTCAAGAACTGTTCTACTGCTGAGATTAATAGAACCCAATTACTTTTCAATCATTATCGTTCCATATCAATTATTCTTCTCATAATATAGAATGTATCGATCGTTTAATATTTCTATCAACCATGCATCGGATGACGCACTTCGTTGTCATCTGATCTAGACACCCATATTTGATAAATGCCCTCATCTTCATTCAAATTCTCCGCAACTAGAGAATGATTCTTTGATTTTTCTTTCGGTTTTTTCATTTTCATGGCgtagtaagcttcatcttttactttctctttcttctcctcctttttCTTCAACATACAATCTCTAGCTAGGTGATCGTTTCCATTGCAATAGATGCAATCATAGCCAGAATCTCCAGTGAGTTTCTTCTCTTCCTTCTTTTCAACAAACTTCTCATCATTTTTGTGTTGAACACTAGAACTAGATGTCGAAGATGTTTTTTTGAGAGAACTGTTTTTTAAATTACTGTTCATGAGCTTCTTATAAAACTTTCTGACGCTATTTTTTGAATAATACGCCAATGATTCATTGTCTAAATTCATTATCAAGCCTTCTTCGCCaacaccttcttcttcatcataacAAACTTATTTAACATTTGTTTTTTAGACTAATGCCAAAGGACCACCAAAATCCATTTTGTCCTTTTCATCAATAATTTCTTTAACCTCGTACTCATGAGATTTGAGTATATTGTAAAGATTCGAAAAAGATTAAGAGTCGAAGTTCTCTTGCATTTTTATCATCAAGcatatattcttccattctcTCCTGAAACCAATAATAAAGGTAATGTTGGACTCCAACACAGTCTGAACTACATTATACTTTGAGCAATTGTAGATCAACCCTGCTTTGTGTGCTCATTTCATTGAAATTTTTCTTTGAAATTCCAGACCTCCTGTGTTGTTTTGCATCCACGAACGTAATTATAGACCACTAGTGGTAAGGCTCCTCGCAATTCAGGAATACACATTTTATCATTTGCTTCTTTCTTCAATGAATCCAATTTTATATCTTCCCTTTGTGTTGTTATTCCACTAATTGAACAAGATCAGCTTGATGTGGTCCTTTATCAATTGGATGCCATAAATCTTCTCTGATTCATGtgagataatcctccattcgatccgcccactgatcatagtactcTACAAGTAATATTTGGGTTTTCGTGGAAGAACCAAGAAGATTTGTGTAATTCATGATTGTATTCACGTTCATGTTTGCCATCGATTTTTTTAGAAAAGAAGAAAAACTTGAATAATAATGAAATCAGATTCAGTTGATTGATTATCGATTGCAGAACCGATAAATCTCAAAGATTGCTTGAAGAGCAACATTTTCAAATGCTGAAAAAGTTGAAGCGAAAAGAACGAATCAACAGatgaaaacaagaaaaaaaattcttcagatgattcctgctctgataccacttgatgAGTTAAGAAATCAATCAATTATGAATTTAGAATGTAGATGAGCATGATGAAGTAAATAAAATCTGGTTTCAACTCATATTAGTCTGGATATCAAGGTTATAATGAGAAAGAGAATTATTGTGAAAGTACGTATCTCATAACCTAGACTTTAGTACTATTTATAGTACTCACAGACTCAAAACGTATATCAGGACTTCAACTATCAAAGAGTTACAAACAAACATGTCTGATAAAATACATAGATATATTGGAGGTGCATATCCTTTGATATAGAAAACATTACAAACTTCGAAATCTACATAAGACTTCGATGCATCACATCGTACGAAACTCTGTTTTTTGCATTCTTTGTCTCAAAATTCTTATCTCTAGGGTGCTATGATTCTCCTTTGGTGACCTTAGCTAAAGGTCAAATGTTCTCTTCGTAGCTTTTTACGTTGCAACTTTTTGTGTGCggttgatttttatattttataaaaatcatatctaattcatacggTGTCGGATTTTAACAAAATTTATATTTCCGGGATCGGGAAGACATGTACTTTCAAAATACGTAATTATCTACATATGATGACACAACTTTTTGCAAACCTTTTTTTTAGTTTACGGATGATTTGGCTGATAACGAGATGTGAAATATTATATTGTCATCTTACGTTGACTAATATTTAGTCTATTAAGTTTGCTAACGATTGATGACAATTTTCATAATTGTCACATTCTCCTCCCATTAAAGGAATTTTGTCCACGAAATTCAACTTGTAGTGGCAGACGCAAAGGCACTATTTGGGataatgttgagagaaaaactttgagacacacttcaacaaacattagaacaattatatagcggaatagttaatctcgaaggatctataagctcaacaataatattaagagttagaagttagcgagttagttgcggaaaagtaaagaaatgtaaatgacaacagttGTTATTTCAAGTAAACACTTAAGCTcattcataacgaggaatgcattcaaaccaagttaataagtgagatcaaagttagtgattaagtcacaagtgacttgctccgaagagagatggtgattgattatgagagtaagaagattgagtaagtaagatagaatgagaactttcaagatATGTATTAGAATTAGAGGAGAGATTCTCTTCTTACTGATTAAACAAGAATgagttctatttatagagactcacaaaTATAATAGgtttacaactctaagagtagccatgcaaggcatactggacaatagagtgttTTACAATAAAGACAAAGTAAAGTAAACTAGATAGAGACTACGGTACTGGAGACTTCGGATGATGATAGTTGAAGAGACTGTGTTAGAACGTAGTTCTTTCAGGATCGATTGATTCTAAGCATGCAAACAAATAAGTACGTAAATATAAACACGAATATGGATTgaatatgttgaatgattaatgcttcaacaactcagaagagctcgattaagaacttcaaatgtagaggtgttttagggttacaaaacttAAGCGTAATTAAAGACGTCTCAAAACAATGcacacatgcatgcatatatatagtctaaccctacgaggaaatcacggatggacaggaaCAATCTGAATACAATACAaaaagcccaagacgcaacataaTAAGCCCcatcaatctccccctttgcgtctttgGGACCGAGACTTTAACTCTGTTTAACAACCGAACGCTTCTTCACCGTCTTGAATACCCTCGGGATGATAGCTAACAGATGGTACCGAAAGGTAATATACCACCAGAGCATGTCAGTGAAAATTTTCTTGTCAGCATCCaagttctgcttgcaccgatgtatCAAGTTGATAATGTGCTCCAAGCAGTCAGTAGAAAGCAAGTGCTTATCTACCAGAGCAAACAAAAACCTGCGAGCTTCACCTTTGGTAAACATCACAGTTAGATGTGTTGAATCAATTTGCCCTATCTTCATTTTGTTCACATCCCCTGGCTTTTGAGTAGGCTTGACAGTCGGCTTCTTGTTCATCACTTTttctatctcctgatccatcgtTGCAACTTCATAGATGTAGGAGGCCAACATTCTCTTTATGTGGTCTAGAATCGGCTCATACTCCTTTGAATTACTgagcagaatgttgtatagcaATATCCAATCATGATGATTGAGATTGGGAAGATCTGCTAGAGAAATCATCAAAACCGAATTTGCAGATCCTCGTGTAATCTTGAAATGAACGTTCACAAACTTACCAGTGGGTTTCGGTATAAATACTTTGATAGTTATAATTTTCTGTGCACTCCAGGTCAGGTATTGAGGTTGGCCATACTTTAGGTAAAAGTCAATAAGCTCTCGGTCAACCTTTGGACTAGGAAAAGGAACCTCAGCAGTTGAGTCAAAACAATGGAATGTAAATGCCTTCCTTGTAATTGGCATATCAAACTGTGAGTCCTTTGAATTATTACATTTGAAAGAAGCAATCGGTTCTAACCAATAAACACTTGGTGATTCAATTGCTTGACTGATTAGCACCTCTCTAGTCCACTCAGGAAACAGAGCCTTCTTACAATTTAagacatcttcttcttctttgttaCCCCTCTCTGTTTCCTCTGCCTCCTCTGTTATTTTCAGATTGTCATCCAATTCTTTATCACTCTTCTTTCACTTGAGGGCTTCAGCAATAGTTTCTTCTGCATCACTATCACTGTCATTGACAATCTTTTTCTGCTTATCTGTTGGACCAAAACCTGAAGCTACATTAACCTATAGTTCTTTTGTAACTGGGATATTCGGTTTAAGATTTTCAGCTGTTACAATCACTTTCTGTGGTCCACCCTCTCCCCCTTTTTTTGGAGTAATGAAAGGCTCCGAAACACCTTTCATCTCATGAAGTATTGCAAGGGCAGGGAGCAGTTTGCCAGCAAGATGACTTCTGATGGTGAGAGTGAGAATGGGATCATGAGCACCAAGGAGAATGGTCAACATGTCCTTGACATCATTTTCACAGCTTCGGAAGACAACTCTCTCGGTTTTTAACAAGGAAATCTCCTTCTCGGCTTGCGCAAGTTGAACTTGTTGAACTGCAATAGTAGAGGCTTGGTGACCAATTTATTCTGTCAAAGCACTCTCTTTAGCAATATCTGCATGAAGTGAGTCCAGCCGAGAGGAAACTGAACTTATAAGGGAAGTGTTTTCGGCTTGGATGGAGGAACGAACATCAGCAAACTTCTTTGGTTTTTCCTGTAGAGACTGGGAAAGAGATTCGACTGATTCATGAACTTTGGCAGCATTCTTATCAGCATGCCCTTTTAAAGAATCCAAAAAGATGTGCATAGTTTGAATAACTTCAACAACATCGGCAGAGGCTTTTCGGCAAGTAGAAGTTGATTCTTTGATTGAAGCAGTTGATTTATCCATAGCCGTTGTATATTTCTTGATGGCAGTCTCCACAAAAGCTTTAAGAACGACCCCACCTTAAGCTTTATTATCTGCAAGTATCTTATCCAGCTTTTCATGAATTCTCTGTAAATATTGGTGGTTGATAGGAACATCATTGTCTTCATCAGATTGAAGCCAATATGGACTAAAGTATGTAGAGTCATACTCATCATTGTCTTCACCTAGAGTAGCACTGGAACCGATTGAGTGGGTTGGAGTGAGAGGTTTACGGATGACTGGGGGTTCGGTTTCAGTAGgtgcccccatatcagatacattGACTGTTGCTGTTGGTTCAGGGATAGTTATGGTGGTTGATTGGGAAATGATAGGAGTTGGTAAGGTGGTTATAGGAATGGAAACAGAAGAaactagtggtggtggtggtggaaaaGACGGTTTTTTGGGGGAAGTGGTAACAACCGAAACTGGAACTTTCGGTGTCGGCGATGGAGGTTTCGGTTTCGGTGATGGAGGTGGAGTTGGAAGTTTGTGAGGTGGAGATTCGGTTGGTGTAGGAGATATCGGAGGAGTATTACCTCGTGAAGATTCTGGAggaacttcatcttcttcatcttctttagGATGAGCAGGACTTGGAGGAGTTTGATTTCTTGATCTCTTCGCcaatttctttattttctttggCTTTGAGGAGGACTCcttttctgacttttgcttcttTGATTTGGAGGGCTTAGGTTGATCCTCCTCGGTTGTTTCCTTCCTCGTTGTCACCCTTTTTCCTCTGTTGCTTGGCTTGTCAACAGCATCCAAGGCAGCCTTTTGCTCAGGAGAAAGAACTCTCAGCTCCTTGGGAGGAAGTTTTCTATATTCAGCCATCACCTGACTCTCGGTTGTAACATCCCTACACATGGATTCAGGAGTTGAACCATAATGAAGAAACTTTGTTGGGTCGGAGATGATGATCTTATTTGTATTAAAAGTTGCAATGGACGCGATGAGAGCATCCTTCATCACCGGAATTTCCAGAGTATCTATCACCCGCCTTGTAATGAGAGTCCAAAACCTTCCACAAGAAATTTCGGACTGACGAGTGGAAGTATTTAGGCTCTGCACAACCTGAGACCATATAATAGACCCATAGTCTAGGTTTATTCCATTGTACAGACCATAGAGAATGGTCAGAAATCCTTTACTAGTGTCATCTGATCCAGCACTTCGTTTCGCCAAGCCTTTGATAAGAAGAGTTAGAAGACCATTCCACTGAGATGGTAGACACGACTTCTTGACTTTGGCAATGGTGGTAAGCACATCCGTGTATCCCATTTCATACAACATCTAGAAGATTTGTGATGTTGTAATAAAGTCGGGTGAAATAACAGAAGAATCCACAGCGAGATGTAGCAACGTGCAAAATCTCTCTTTTGAAATAGAGGCCTTCTTGGAGTGAATTTGAAAGAAATTTTGTTCCTTGTTCTTGTCATACGATGCGGAAGAGTAGACTTGAGACAGTAGAGACATCGGAACAACTTCAAATTGGGTTAGGGGAATAACCAATGGAGAGTACTTCAAACATTCGACAACTTGTaacatgtaggaatcatataGAAATGGATTAAGTTCTATAATCATGTTCTGGTTTTGCCTGATGGTAACAAAGGATGATGAAGTATTCTGATCTTGTGCAGAAgaagaagtcgccattgttgatcgagggaagaagatgaacagtttaAAGCGCCGTTACAATTTAGAAATTTTGATGCTGGTAGAAGACAAAGAATCGTGAAAACCCTTTATATACCGTtgctaggagagagaaaaatcatgaCGATTGTGATGTGATCACTAAAAAGTAGCCTAAAAAAGCGCGATTTTGACAGGTTAGGTGCTCCTAGGTATGCGCCAACACGCGTGCGTATAGGGaccgttcaaattcacgcgcccaaaAAGATTTCGTCAATCATCATTTGAAATAGAACTTGCCATACGAACCTGAATTGCCCTTGATTCACTAGATGACAAATAAAATCAAACATACCATCATCAGAATGTGggaaaattaaagaaaaattgTGCATTAGAGTGACAAAAGATAAAGTAATAAAGCAAatgtgtatgggatgtgagtgatcTCTGATTATCAGACAAAAAACAGGGGATTACGGGcaagaatcgcttccttcaaagtcaagaatgacttgaagtgcttgtgtggtttcccaagAATACAATCAAGTGTTTATGaataaacattgaaaggcttcttttcatGACATAGGCTTAAGGTGGCGTATCTTCAATCGAACATCAAATCTTAAAATAAGACCGAGTGTTATGTTGAACAAATAGGCAGGTtatattttgtgatgacaaaagaGTATatagaaatataaaaaaaaattaaattggatCTTTATGGGAAGAATAGTCTTGGTTTTAGACGTATTCATAAAAGAACTCGCAAAGAAAAGAGATTTCAgtaggtaacaagtaagatcttgaatatagAAATTCACCGTCAGTTCATTATGGGTGTtgtattttgggtttcacttagcacgtggtaTTCgcatctaagatcataaacacagattggATGTAATCATAAACCTCGGTGGTAagaaccgagagtctcaagggtaaCAGTTGTGAACGAGAGTAGATGGAGAATGGTTTGTGGATGGtgaaagaaccgaaagtaccttctgctataaacatgaaaaagcagagaaactcttaactcatgtgagaagagtaaggtagctctagaccgagtaAATAAGaacagcctgattgggaagaaacgataggtattgatcgaatcattaaggccttgCTCTAGGTCGTAGAGGCTTaggtcaacatgcagcagcatgcttctagggacccttaactagcTCATAAAATTAGCATCATACCTGTCCCAGCTCCAAATTATGTTATACTTGTACCCTTGTGACTGAATAGAGGCAAGAACAAACAAATATACCAAACAAACAACACGAAAAATATTTTCGAGGGATTGAAtattctgaaaaataataaaaacagaaagagaaatatttttggatttttcaagttttctgaaaaagaataaaaacagaaagagaaactatttttttgatttttggagttttctgaaaaagaataaaaacagaaagagaaaatatttttggattttttaagttctctgaaaaaataaaaaaataaaaacagaaagagaaaaatttaaataagcataaaccaTATTAAAGACGAGAAAAGAAACGTACAAAGTTTACAACCGAAACTGTTGAAGATtaatgtgttgcgtcttgggccctTTTGTTTTACAACCGGATTGGGCTTGTCAATCCATGTTTATCTAGATTAGCTTCCTTTTTCTTAGATAAACTGTTAGGGTTTCAAtataaatatatgcatgcatgtatgcgtatatGCACAGAGTTTTTGTCATTCTCATTGATaactgtaaaccctaaatcctctacagttgatgttctttgtcgagctcttatgaggattgtttattaatcattcgacaccttTTGATCCATTTGCTTGCTCTTACTGTTTATCTGGTTATTTCTCTACCTGTTTCATAGATCTAattgatcttcaagtttgttttaaacttatcaattggtatcagagcaggaggctgtgtaatcgatacacttcttttctgtgaaaaagtttcgattagggttattccgcattcattgatatttactgagccgtcatctcataattgacgtatctcgatatttattgtttttgccctaatttgatatattacaagtctgatctttgaacaggttattcgatcaattatggacgattcg
The genomic region above belongs to Lactuca sativa cultivar Salinas chromosome 4, Lsat_Salinas_v11, whole genome shotgun sequence and contains:
- the LOC111919701 gene encoding uncharacterized protein LOC111919701 yields the protein MGYTDVLTTIAKVKKSCLPSQWNGLLTLLIKGLAKRSAGSDDTSKGFLTILYGLYNGINLDYGSIIWSQVVQSLNTSTRQSEISCGRFWTLITRRVIDTLEIPVMKDALIASIATFNTNKIIISDPTKFLHYGSTPESMCRDVTTESQVMAEYRKLPPKELRVLSPEQKAALDAVDKPSNRGKRVTTRKETTEEDQPKPSKSKKQKSEKESSSKPKKIKKLAKRSRNQTPPSPAHPKEDEEDEVPPESSRGNTPPISPTPTESPPHKLPTPPPSPKPKPPSPTPKVPVSVVTTSPKKPSFPPPPPLVSSVSIPITTLPTPIISQSTTITIPEPTATVNVSDMGAPTETEPPVIRKPLTPTHSIGSSATLGEDNDEYDSTYFSPYWLQSDEDNDVPINHQYLQRIHEKLDKILADNKA